In Maridesulfovibrio sp., a single genomic region encodes these proteins:
- a CDS encoding methyl-accepting chemotaxis protein — protein sequence MLKRLTVGQKIFFSFLVVFILFGFASIESLGALKKSSSGFTGYSQFAQDSNQLGEIQARLLEGQSYVKDYIITGNNKYLKKYSENNKRLQPLFKNAEAAVTSAARLAMLSDIKRLSSDYDSSFAEVVSTQQERTDVSDTRLIPDGDLMEQTFERIIDGIGGKSGNAEALYWCAKGVRNLILGRLYAAKYLESSLESHAKRTLDEMEKLKAATESLSPLLTKKNYEYLESIKQACASYINALNRVVVATEKRDRLISSELDVIGPKMAALVEQAKQSVISDQDKLGPTLQARNASAISNTYILGAIVVILGLCAVFFIARDITKPLKRVVDAAYRIAGGDMSITMGETQRADELGDLSKAFGKMTESLNEMSSAMERVADSDLTVSIKPKSDKDTIGKSLAAMVENLKSDNVKIHEAVRILSTSLSQISAASAELTASAAETASAVAETNATVEEVKQTAHLSSEKSRQVADVARKAVTTSQHGKQSAEDAASGMKNIRNQMDTIAQSIVRLSEQSQHIGDIIYVVNDIADQSNILAVNASIEASKAGEEGRGFTVVAREIRNLSDQSKHSVSQIQSILADIQKATSSAVMITEEGGKAVEAGAKLSSQTGEAILNLSSVINQSAQSSAQIAASSQEQLAGMDQVAVALSSIKQAGEQNLESSRQLEEAVKDLDRQARSLRDMMERFKL from the coding sequence ATGCTTAAACGGTTGACGGTCGGACAAAAAATATTTTTCAGTTTTCTCGTGGTATTCATCCTTTTCGGGTTTGCATCCATTGAGTCTTTGGGAGCCCTTAAAAAATCCTCATCCGGATTCACTGGGTACAGCCAGTTCGCGCAGGATTCCAACCAGCTTGGAGAAATCCAGGCCCGGCTGCTTGAAGGCCAGTCCTACGTCAAGGATTACATAATTACCGGAAACAACAAGTACCTTAAGAAATACTCGGAAAACAACAAACGTCTGCAGCCGCTTTTCAAAAATGCCGAAGCAGCGGTAACTTCTGCCGCCAGACTGGCAATGCTTAGCGACATCAAGAGACTTTCCAGCGACTACGATTCCAGTTTTGCAGAAGTCGTCAGCACACAGCAGGAAAGGACGGATGTTTCCGACACCAGACTTATCCCTGACGGGGACCTGATGGAGCAGACATTCGAAAGAATCATAGACGGTATAGGCGGGAAAAGCGGCAATGCGGAAGCATTGTACTGGTGTGCAAAAGGAGTCCGCAATCTTATACTGGGCAGGCTTTATGCGGCAAAATATTTAGAGTCCAGTCTGGAATCCCATGCCAAGAGAACGCTTGACGAGATGGAAAAACTCAAAGCAGCAACAGAAAGCCTCTCCCCGCTGCTGACAAAGAAAAATTACGAATATCTGGAATCAATCAAGCAGGCATGCGCATCATATATAAACGCCCTGAATCGGGTTGTTGTCGCAACCGAGAAGAGAGACAGACTCATAAGCTCGGAACTTGATGTAATAGGCCCGAAAATGGCTGCCCTTGTTGAACAGGCCAAGCAATCGGTAATTTCCGATCAGGACAAGCTCGGTCCCACTCTGCAGGCGCGTAATGCCAGTGCCATTTCCAACACATATATTCTGGGCGCAATTGTGGTAATCCTTGGATTATGCGCGGTATTTTTCATAGCCAGAGACATCACAAAACCGCTGAAGCGAGTTGTGGACGCAGCTTACAGGATAGCAGGCGGAGACATGAGCATAACCATGGGCGAAACCCAGCGCGCAGATGAACTCGGAGACCTGTCCAAGGCGTTCGGCAAAATGACGGAATCCCTTAACGAGATGTCTTCCGCCATGGAAAGAGTTGCCGACTCAGACCTGACCGTATCAATCAAGCCGAAATCGGATAAGGACACCATAGGCAAATCTCTGGCGGCCATGGTTGAAAACCTCAAAAGTGACAACGTAAAAATACATGAAGCGGTACGCATCCTTTCAACATCCCTAAGCCAGATTTCCGCCGCTTCCGCAGAACTCACCGCCAGTGCAGCGGAAACGGCCAGCGCTGTGGCGGAAACAAACGCTACCGTGGAAGAGGTAAAGCAGACGGCCCACCTCTCCAGCGAAAAATCACGGCAGGTTGCCGATGTGGCCAGGAAGGCGGTTACGACATCACAGCACGGCAAACAGTCAGCTGAGGACGCTGCTTCGGGCATGAAGAACATACGCAACCAGATGGATACCATCGCCCAGTCAATTGTAAGGCTTTCCGAGCAGTCGCAGCACATCGGTGATATTATATATGTTGTCAACGACATCGCAGATCAGTCCAACATCCTTGCTGTAAACGCATCAATAGAAGCTTCCAAGGCAGGAGAAGAAGGACGAGGATTCACAGTGGTGGCGCGGGAGATCAGAAACCTTTCCGATCAATCCAAACATTCCGTATCGCAGATACAGTCCATTCTCGCAGACATTCAGAAGGCAACCAGCTCCGCGGTAATGATCACCGAGGAAGGAGGTAAGGCGGTTGAAGCAGGAGCCAAACTCTCCTCCCAAACGGGCGAGGCCATCCTGAACTTGAGTTCCGTGATAAACCAGTCCGCACAGTCTTCCGCGCAGATCGCAGCATCAAGCCAGGAGCAGCTTGCGGGTATGGATCAGGTTGCCGTAGCCCTTTCCTCCATAAAACAGGCCGGAGAGCAGAATCTTGAAAGTTCCCGGCAACTGGAAGAAGCGGTCAAGGACCTCGACCGTCAGGCAAGATCACTGCGCGATATGATGGAACGATTCAAGCTTTAA
- a CDS encoding aminotransferase class I/II-fold pyridoxal phosphate-dependent enzyme, with protein sequence MTVEIHEDPALQHFVEQSLDKLDQIETALMKLENSRSSSPVIVAQVYGILVSLKESAALLELTKISEVAGAIGHILDRLYKNELEIDSELLNIIIDSFDKLTEMVSNATLSNDYDVRIVTLALEEIGKQNMTRTPPVAPESVADQKQPEPESAPAPAPEQKETVSPVSTPQEAAVSEIREDPEAEQFQEKPQSEHSLQAAKFRKLFRIKKEIDLASNANPLGVSMAVSNTIMNMASNSSAMEANSTDGLKFSLAKRHDVGEESIVIASSSVELLDLTLRLTVSPGIDHVLSYEHGLNEYSRVAALCGVELLRLPRGRNFSPPLDQLVTTANGNTAAVIITNPDIPSGYGVPAEELATMANLLPERTLLIVDEKYVEFAWPEDDYSMVNFLDKAPNLVILRSFSWSFGLKGVGLGYALMSPERAKILEDSRLPVPVSPLNLGAGQAAINHSEFYYSTIDLIIRGRERVQKGLEELGCTVYPSQGNFIMFSSPIPAQNLHDILQEYGFRLSTLETFGLPDLLKVSIGNNSTNRMFLSAMKNIL encoded by the coding sequence ATGACTGTGGAAATACATGAAGATCCGGCCCTGCAACACTTTGTTGAACAATCCCTCGACAAGCTGGACCAGATAGAAACGGCACTCATGAAGCTGGAAAACAGCAGGTCCTCCTCTCCGGTCATCGTGGCGCAGGTTTACGGTATACTCGTTTCTCTCAAGGAAAGTGCCGCGCTACTGGAACTGACCAAAATAAGCGAAGTGGCCGGGGCTATCGGCCATATACTGGACCGGCTGTACAAAAACGAACTCGAGATTGATTCGGAACTCCTCAACATCATAATTGACTCATTCGACAAGCTCACTGAAATGGTCAGCAACGCAACTCTGAGCAATGATTACGATGTGAGAATTGTAACCCTTGCGCTGGAAGAAATAGGTAAACAGAATATGACCAGAACACCGCCAGTTGCTCCGGAATCAGTAGCGGATCAGAAACAGCCTGAACCGGAGTCAGCGCCTGCACCTGCCCCTGAACAGAAGGAAACAGTATCGCCTGTTTCTACACCTCAGGAGGCTGCGGTCTCCGAAATCAGGGAGGATCCGGAAGCTGAACAGTTTCAGGAAAAACCGCAAAGTGAACACAGCCTGCAGGCAGCAAAATTCCGCAAACTGTTCAGGATAAAAAAAGAAATAGATCTGGCCAGCAATGCCAACCCCCTTGGGGTATCAATGGCCGTATCAAATACTATAATGAACATGGCCTCCAACAGCAGCGCCATGGAAGCAAACTCCACGGACGGGCTGAAATTCAGCCTTGCAAAGCGGCATGACGTGGGGGAAGAATCCATAGTGATTGCCAGTTCATCGGTGGAACTGCTGGATCTCACTCTTAGACTGACCGTAAGCCCCGGCATAGACCATGTGCTGAGCTATGAACACGGACTGAACGAATACAGCAGAGTGGCCGCGCTGTGCGGGGTGGAACTTCTGCGCCTGCCTCGTGGCCGCAACTTCTCCCCGCCGCTTGATCAGCTTGTGACCACAGCCAACGGGAACACCGCCGCCGTTATAATAACCAATCCGGACATCCCTTCCGGATACGGAGTCCCGGCCGAGGAGTTGGCAACCATGGCCAATCTGCTCCCCGAACGCACCTTGCTTATCGTGGATGAAAAATACGTTGAATTCGCCTGGCCGGAAGACGACTATTCCATGGTCAACTTTCTGGACAAGGCACCCAATCTGGTCATCCTGCGCAGTTTCTCGTGGTCATTCGGGCTGAAAGGAGTCGGCTTGGGGTATGCGCTGATGAGTCCCGAACGGGCAAAAATTCTGGAAGATTCAAGACTGCCGGTACCGGTCAGCCCCCTGAATCTGGGCGCAGGACAGGCCGCCATCAACCACAGCGAATTCTACTACTCCACCATTGACCTGATCATCAGGGGCCGGGAAAGAGTCCAAAAGGGATTGGAAGAACTCGGCTGCACAGTCTACCCCAGCCAGGGTAACTTCATAATGTTCAGCAGCCCGATACCGGCGCAGAATCTGCATGACATCCTCCAGGAATACGGGTTCAGGCTCAGCACTCTTGAAACTTTCGGCCTTCCGGACCTGCTCAAGGTTTCAATAGGCAACAACTCAACCAACCGCATGTTTCTCTCGGCAATGAAAAACATCTTATAA
- a CDS encoding ferritin family protein has translation MVTFFNANEVVELAMRIEQKGQAFYLLAADEAKDPGAKEFFDYFAEEESKHEVFFRGMRDRLGNIEIPPGSDYEEYTQYVMALVDSHDVFNFDYTAAFKDESFTFEDAVRAAMRFEKDTILLFTELKTMVPEAEREIVEACIDEERGHLRMLAEKIRS, from the coding sequence ATGGTAACTTTTTTCAATGCAAATGAAGTAGTTGAGCTGGCAATGCGAATTGAGCAGAAGGGCCAGGCTTTTTACCTGCTTGCAGCGGATGAGGCCAAGGATCCGGGCGCCAAGGAATTTTTTGACTACTTCGCCGAAGAAGAATCCAAACATGAAGTGTTCTTCAGAGGAATGCGCGACCGTCTGGGCAATATCGAAATTCCTCCGGGAAGCGATTATGAGGAATATACCCAGTACGTGATGGCCCTGGTGGATTCTCATGATGTATTCAACTTCGACTATACAGCGGCATTCAAAGACGAAAGCTTCACCTTCGAGGATGCCGTGCGCGCCGCCATGCGTTTTGAAAAGGACACGATTCTGCTTTTCACCGAGCTTAAGACCATGGTCCCCGAAGCCGAGCGTGAAATAGTGGAAGCCTGTATTGATGAAGAACGCGGACATCTGCGCATGCTTGCCGAAAAAATCAGGAGTTAG
- the mltG gene encoding endolytic transglycosylase MltG: MARPSIVLRFVLPTLAVICMALMFVGGWFMYRNWSFLNLPPEIEGREILFSIEPGESLWTVSGGLAKAGLISDAKRFRQYAQELGKENKIRAGEFSLWSNMTAPEVLDTLTTTSGILHKFSVREGLTWWATAQAAENSKLTTYQEFKKAVFDPELLAEYNIPAKNAEGYLFPETYMITRPKSDSGRTMVETMLKEFRKAADKAWNGKPPSPKEIHRTIILASLVEKETGDASERNRIAGVFANRLKKGYLLQCDPTIIYGLGETFDGNLRKKHLGDKSNPYNSYQHRGLPPGPICSPGLDSIKAAITPEKHSYLYFVAKGDGSHYFSKSLKEHNEAVRKYQLHRNRATYRSYNQ, encoded by the coding sequence ATGGCTCGCCCAAGCATAGTGCTGCGCTTTGTACTGCCAACCCTTGCAGTCATATGCATGGCGCTCATGTTTGTGGGCGGCTGGTTCATGTACAGGAACTGGAGCTTCCTGAACCTGCCCCCGGAAATCGAGGGCCGTGAAATTCTTTTCTCCATCGAACCGGGCGAATCCCTTTGGACCGTTTCCGGCGGGCTGGCCAAGGCCGGACTTATCTCCGATGCCAAAAGATTTCGCCAGTACGCACAGGAACTGGGCAAGGAAAACAAAATTCGCGCCGGAGAATTCAGTCTCTGGTCCAACATGACCGCACCGGAAGTCCTGGACACTCTGACCACAACCTCCGGTATCCTGCACAAATTCTCGGTACGCGAAGGGCTCACATGGTGGGCAACCGCACAGGCTGCCGAAAACTCCAAACTCACAACCTATCAGGAATTCAAAAAAGCCGTCTTCGATCCCGAACTGCTGGCCGAATACAACATCCCCGCCAAAAATGCGGAAGGTTACCTCTTCCCGGAAACCTACATGATTACCAGACCGAAATCGGATTCCGGCAGAACAATGGTGGAGACCATGCTCAAGGAATTCCGTAAGGCTGCCGACAAGGCCTGGAACGGCAAACCTCCCTCCCCGAAAGAAATTCACAGGACTATTATTCTGGCATCTCTGGTTGAAAAGGAAACCGGCGATGCCTCGGAAAGAAACAGGATTGCCGGGGTATTCGCAAACAGGCTGAAAAAAGGCTATCTGCTACAGTGCGATCCCACAATCATTTACGGACTGGGCGAAACATTTGACGGGAATCTCCGTAAGAAACATCTCGGAGACAAATCCAACCCGTACAACTCATATCAGCATCGCGGGCTGCCTCCCGGACCGATCTGCTCGCCGGGGCTGGATTCAATCAAAGCGGCCATCACTCCGGAGAAACACTCCTATCTCTATTTTGTTGCCAAAGGCGACGGGTCACACTATTTCAGCAAATCGCTCAAGGAACACAACGAAGCCGTACGGAAATATCAGCTGCACAGAAACCGCGCAACCTACCGATCCTACAACCAGTAA
- the ruvX gene encoding Holliday junction resolvase RuvX codes for MKALGIDFGTKRIGLAITDPEGMFAFPLKVLERTTRDAMFSELLEIINAEKVGDIVIGLPLSLDGEDTLTTRQVRNFAASLERRVKQPIHLVDERLSSIAAEEELREAGLWDRKRKKNLDSQAAKIILETWLAQA; via the coding sequence ATGAAAGCACTCGGAATAGATTTCGGGACAAAGCGCATCGGGTTGGCCATTACGGACCCGGAAGGCATGTTCGCCTTTCCCCTGAAAGTGCTGGAACGCACTACAAGGGATGCGATGTTCTCGGAACTGCTTGAAATAATAAATGCAGAGAAGGTCGGTGACATCGTCATCGGCCTTCCTCTTTCTCTGGACGGCGAGGACACACTGACTACCAGGCAGGTTCGCAACTTTGCGGCATCATTGGAAAGAAGAGTAAAACAGCCCATACATCTCGTTGATGAAAGGCTCAGTTCGATTGCAGCGGAAGAAGAACTCAGGGAGGCCGGACTGTGGGACAGAAAAAGGAAAAAAAACCTGGACAGCCAGGCAGCAAAAATAATTCTGGAAACATGGCTCGCCCAAGCATAG
- a CDS encoding aminotransferase class V-fold PLP-dependent enzyme has product MIGEDFAELKLFITGPILLRDEVRQAGLLPEFGHRDAENSKRFVPIMENLLTIAGNPEGYTPVIFNGSGTNALEASVRSLVSDSDTVLNVSVGAFGDLFHKLAVVNGKKAMQLRFPYGKTIDPEVLEEAMKEHRPDVVTFTHNETSTGVENDVVAICEIIRAHGAQPIIDGVSIFGGAPSFIDEAKPLMYCTSTQKSLGLPAGFGIVFLCDEALEKAEKVANRGYTTDIIAQMSKARLKQTLTTPNGTLVNQMCVQLDYIVNEETVQARFQRHEKMRDIAVKWAGTMDGYELFAQEGYRSPTMTSFKTPAHMTIDRLKEVKELMREHGYLFDPGYGKINKELAEVGDSPIFRVGHMGDIMPAMLEEYLGVLGSVLGSFS; this is encoded by the coding sequence ATGATCGGTGAGGATTTTGCTGAGCTTAAGCTTTTTATTACCGGACCCATACTTTTGCGCGATGAGGTTCGCCAGGCCGGACTTCTGCCGGAATTCGGACACAGGGACGCGGAAAACTCAAAGCGTTTCGTGCCGATCATGGAAAACCTTCTGACCATTGCCGGAAATCCTGAAGGATATACTCCCGTCATTTTCAATGGTTCCGGTACCAACGCCCTTGAGGCCTCAGTCCGTTCTCTTGTTTCCGATTCGGATACCGTACTCAACGTTTCCGTTGGGGCATTCGGCGATCTTTTTCATAAACTGGCTGTTGTCAACGGCAAGAAGGCCATGCAACTGCGGTTTCCTTACGGAAAAACTATTGATCCGGAAGTGCTTGAAGAAGCCATGAAAGAACACCGGCCTGATGTTGTCACCTTCACGCACAACGAAACATCGACAGGAGTGGAGAACGATGTTGTCGCAATCTGCGAAATCATCCGTGCGCACGGCGCTCAGCCGATCATAGACGGGGTGTCTATTTTCGGTGGTGCTCCTTCTTTTATAGATGAAGCAAAACCGCTTATGTATTGTACCTCTACCCAGAAATCATTGGGCCTTCCTGCCGGGTTCGGCATTGTATTCCTGTGTGACGAAGCCCTGGAAAAAGCCGAGAAGGTCGCAAACAGGGGCTACACTACCGACATCATCGCACAGATGAGCAAAGCCAGATTGAAACAGACTCTGACCACGCCGAACGGAACTCTGGTAAACCAGATGTGTGTGCAGCTGGATTACATCGTCAATGAAGAAACAGTTCAGGCCCGTTTTCAGCGCCACGAGAAGATGCGTGATATAGCTGTCAAATGGGCCGGGACCATGGACGGCTATGAGCTGTTCGCTCAGGAAGGTTACCGTTCCCCGACCATGACCTCCTTCAAAACGCCCGCACATATGACAATTGACCGTTTGAAGGAGGTCAAGGAATTGATGCGCGAACACGGGTATCTGTTTGATCCCGGTTACGGCAAGATCAACAAGGAACTTGCGGAAGTCGGAGACTCTCCGATTTTCAGAGTCGGGCACATGGGAGATATAATGCCTGCCATGCTTGAAGAGTATCTGGGCGTGCTCGGCAGCGTTCTCGGCAGCTTTTCCTAG
- a CDS encoding TetR/AcrR family transcriptional regulator has translation MTKMSKKKAAILEAATMLFANKGFADTSMQELSTITGAAEGTIFYHFKSKEQLLLSILEITKERILVEFSDHMENHAPGTGVEMMEEVVAFYLLLAGRMEHQFLLLHRLFLYQFAESRPEFREHLEEIYNCLVLLFEQAIQRGLEDGSIGGVNPRKSALIIFTMVDGLVRFKNFNLYDAGALFNDLIESIRRMLKPE, from the coding sequence ATGACCAAGATGTCTAAGAAGAAGGCGGCGATACTGGAGGCTGCCACCATGCTTTTTGCCAACAAGGGCTTTGCGGACACTTCCATGCAGGAACTGTCCACCATAACCGGGGCGGCAGAGGGTACAATATTCTATCATTTCAAAAGCAAGGAGCAGCTTCTGCTGAGTATCCTTGAAATCACCAAGGAGAGGATTCTGGTGGAGTTTTCCGATCACATGGAAAATCATGCCCCGGGAACCGGTGTAGAAATGATGGAAGAGGTGGTGGCATTCTACCTTCTTCTTGCAGGACGGATGGAACATCAGTTTCTTTTGTTGCACCGGCTTTTTCTTTACCAGTTTGCTGAAAGCAGACCTGAATTTCGGGAACACCTGGAAGAAATCTACAACTGTCTGGTCCTTCTTTTCGAGCAGGCCATACAAAGAGGGTTGGAGGACGGTTCCATTGGCGGGGTGAATCCGAGAAAGAGTGCACTCATCATTTTCACGATGGTTGATGGTTTAGTGAGATTCAAAAATTTTAATCTCTACGATGCGGGGGCGCTGTTCAATGACTTGATCGAGTCTATCCGCAGAATGTTGAAACCTGAATAG
- a CDS encoding SulP family inorganic anion transporter — MLTRIFPFMGWFKKYSGAAFRADIISGLTVALVLIPQSMAYAQLAGMPAYYGLYASLLPPMVAALFGSSRQLATGPVAVVSLMTAASLEPLATAGSEGYIAYALLLALLVGVFQFLLGVLRLGLVVNFLSHPVVNGFTNAAAIIIASSQLSKMFGVYVDKADLQYETIVRVVKAAVHYTHFPSLGMGILAFAIMVGLKKINPKIPNVLCAVVITTVLSWAIGFNHDTAVNVSAIQDARAVEVIGEFNKSVNGIEELAFKRTQLAALEDKAKAEKNRIGYFDAEHDLQVLNYQVNLLKHKSHEYRAELRSMLFSGVEQSDGSIVFFPQGKVPAGMKDDGRTWRIKVGNKPLSTESLRMMGGGAVVGNVPSGFPPLAVPAMDLKVILKLLPFAVIISLLGFMEAISIAKAMAAKTGQRLDPNQELIGQGLANVLGACCSAYPASGSFSRSAVNLQAGAVTGLSSVFTSGIVAVTLLFFTPLLYHLPQAVLAAVIMMAVIGLINASGFIHAWKAQKYDGAISVISFVATLSFAPHLDKGIMIGVALSLGVFLYKSMRPNVAALSKGEDSVLRDASIHGLRECDHIAVVRFDGPLFFANASFLEDQITDRLLNMPKLRHLILVCNGINDIDASGEEALSLIVDTVRSGGRDISFSGVNETVMAVLERTHLLEKIGKDHVYSDTDDALCRTHAVAHADGTESDCPLTTYCRINGNV, encoded by the coding sequence ATGCTTACCAGAATTTTCCCTTTTATGGGCTGGTTCAAAAAGTACAGTGGAGCGGCTTTCAGAGCGGATATAATTTCCGGTCTTACCGTTGCGCTTGTTCTTATCCCCCAGTCCATGGCGTATGCGCAGCTCGCGGGCATGCCTGCTTACTACGGCCTTTACGCCTCCCTGCTTCCTCCCATGGTTGCAGCTCTTTTCGGCTCCAGCCGGCAACTGGCCACCGGGCCGGTTGCGGTTGTTTCGCTTATGACCGCAGCTTCCCTGGAACCGCTGGCTACTGCCGGAAGTGAAGGGTACATAGCTTACGCCCTGCTTCTGGCCCTGCTTGTAGGGGTTTTCCAGTTTCTGCTCGGTGTGTTGCGGTTGGGCCTTGTTGTCAACTTTCTTTCCCACCCGGTTGTCAACGGCTTCACCAACGCGGCAGCAATAATTATTGCCTCTTCCCAGCTTTCCAAGATGTTCGGCGTCTATGTGGACAAGGCCGACCTGCAGTACGAAACCATCGTGCGGGTCGTAAAGGCGGCTGTCCATTATACTCATTTCCCGTCATTGGGAATGGGCATACTTGCTTTCGCCATCATGGTCGGGCTCAAGAAAATCAACCCCAAAATTCCGAATGTTCTCTGCGCGGTTGTGATTACCACCGTGCTTTCATGGGCAATCGGTTTCAACCATGATACCGCTGTAAATGTATCCGCTATCCAGGATGCGCGTGCTGTTGAAGTCATTGGCGAATTCAACAAGTCCGTGAACGGCATTGAAGAACTTGCTTTCAAACGCACACAGCTTGCGGCTCTTGAAGACAAGGCCAAGGCCGAAAAGAACAGGATCGGTTATTTTGATGCCGAACACGACCTGCAGGTGCTCAACTATCAGGTCAATCTGCTTAAACACAAATCGCATGAATACCGCGCTGAACTGCGTTCCATGCTTTTCAGCGGAGTGGAGCAGTCCGACGGCTCCATTGTTTTCTTCCCGCAGGGTAAAGTTCCCGCAGGGATGAAAGATGACGGACGCACCTGGCGCATCAAAGTCGGCAATAAGCCTTTGAGCACAGAATCCCTCAGGATGATGGGCGGCGGTGCAGTTGTCGGGAATGTTCCTTCCGGTTTCCCTCCGCTGGCCGTACCTGCAATGGACTTGAAAGTCATACTGAAGCTGCTGCCGTTTGCGGTCATCATCTCACTGCTCGGTTTCATGGAAGCCATTTCCATTGCAAAGGCCATGGCAGCAAAAACCGGGCAGAGGCTTGATCCCAACCAGGAACTTATCGGTCAGGGTCTTGCCAACGTTTTAGGTGCATGCTGTTCCGCATACCCCGCATCCGGGTCTTTCTCCAGGTCTGCGGTCAACCTCCAGGCCGGTGCTGTCACCGGGCTTTCCAGCGTGTTCACTTCCGGTATTGTCGCCGTTACGCTGTTGTTCTTCACCCCGCTGCTCTACCATCTGCCGCAGGCCGTTCTGGCTGCAGTTATCATGATGGCTGTTATCGGGCTGATCAACGCATCCGGTTTCATCCACGCATGGAAGGCGCAGAAATACGATGGCGCCATTTCCGTGATCTCTTTTGTCGCCACTCTGTCATTTGCTCCGCATCTTGATAAGGGTATCATGATCGGTGTGGCTCTTTCCCTCGGTGTTTTTCTTTACAAGAGCATGCGCCCCAACGTGGCGGCTCTCTCCAAGGGAGAAGATTCCGTTCTGCGTGATGCCAGCATCCACGGACTCCGTGAGTGCGATCATATCGCTGTGGTACGTTTTGACGGTCCGCTCTTCTTTGCCAACGCAAGTTTCCTTGAAGATCAGATCACTGACCGTCTGCTTAACATGCCCAAGCTCAGGCATCTGATTCTGGTCTGCAACGGGATAAACGACATTGACGCTTCCGGCGAAGAAGCTCTTTCACTCATCGTGGATACTGTTCGCAGCGGCGGGCGGGACATATCGTTTTCAGGTGTGAACGAAACCGTTATGGCTGTGCTTGAACGCACCCATCTGCTTGAAAAAATCGGTAAGGATCACGTCTACAGTGATACCGATGACGCTCTGTGCAGAACCCATGCCGTAGCTCATGCCGACGGGACCGAAAGCGATTGTCCGCTCACAACCTACTGTCGTATCAACGGTAATGTTTAG
- a CDS encoding response regulator — protein MSDLFIFSGLFCQKDAVIKRMMDDSGIKLVSDADLVTDAAALSGMSEKSISKAFSPKTSIFNKFSREKERAVAWLRLALAQRLAAGEALLVSGLVTHLLSQEISHILKVCLIDDLPRRSSVALRESGLAEKDAVKAIHQSDEEAASWVRDLTGNKDPWSPGLYDMVIPVDKTGVDESVTLIKEQLGNAAVSETDASRQAVQDFLLAARTSCVLVSKGHNVDVRASGGVVILAINKKVLMVDRLEKDLREIAEPLEGVEKVEIEFGKDYYDADIYRRMDFELPSRVLLVDDEREFVQTLSERLLLRDLGSAVVYDGESALSVVKEDEPEVMILDLKMPGIDGIEVLRRVKAERPGIEVIILTGHGSDNDRRICMELGAFAYLNKPVDIEVLSATLKDAYAKARNS, from the coding sequence ATGTCTGATCTGTTTATATTCAGCGGATTGTTCTGCCAGAAGGATGCTGTCATTAAAAGGATGATGGATGATTCCGGGATCAAGCTTGTTTCCGACGCTGATCTGGTGACTGATGCAGCCGCCCTGAGCGGGATGAGTGAAAAGTCCATATCCAAGGCTTTTTCTCCCAAGACTTCCATATTCAATAAATTCAGCCGTGAAAAGGAGCGCGCAGTAGCCTGGTTGCGCCTGGCTCTTGCCCAGAGACTTGCTGCGGGTGAAGCCCTTCTGGTTTCCGGACTGGTAACTCATCTTCTTTCTCAGGAGATAAGTCATATACTCAAAGTTTGTCTTATTGATGATCTGCCTAGAAGGTCTTCCGTTGCCCTGAGGGAAAGCGGTCTTGCCGAGAAGGATGCGGTCAAGGCCATTCATCAGAGCGATGAGGAAGCCGCTTCCTGGGTACGTGACCTGACCGGTAATAAAGATCCATGGTCACCGGGGCTTTACGACATGGTTATACCCGTGGATAAGACCGGCGTGGACGAATCCGTAACACTTATCAAGGAGCAACTGGGCAATGCGGCAGTCAGTGAGACTGATGCTTCCCGGCAGGCTGTGCAGGATTTTCTGCTTGCAGCCAGGACTTCATGCGTGCTCGTGTCCAAGGGACATAACGTTGACGTCCGCGCTTCCGGCGGGGTCGTCATCCTTGCCATAAACAAGAAAGTGCTCATGGTCGACAGACTGGAAAAGGATCTGCGTGAAATAGCCGAGCCTCTTGAAGGTGTGGAAAAGGTGGAAATCGAATTCGGTAAGGATTACTATGATGCTGATATCTACCGTCGCATGGATTTTGAACTGCCGTCGAGAGTCCTGCTTGTAGATGACGAGCGCGAGTTTGTGCAGACTCTTTCCGAAAGGCTGCTGCTGCGTGATCTCGGTTCCGCAGTTGTTTATGATGGCGAGTCCGCGCTTAGTGTTGTCAAGGAAGATGAACCCGAAGTAATGATCCTTGACCTCAAGATGCCCGGAATTGACGGCATTGAGGTCCTGCGCAGGGTCAAGGCCGAAAGACCCGGGATCGAGGTTATCATCCTCACCGGTCACGGTTCAGACAATGACCGCAGGATATGTATGGAGCTCGGTGCGTTCGCTTACCTGAACAAGCCTGTGGACATAGAAGTTCTCAGTGCCACGCTCAAGGACGCCTACGCCAAGGCACGCAACTCTTAA